The Antedon mediterranea chromosome 7, ecAntMedi1.1, whole genome shotgun sequence genome has a segment encoding these proteins:
- the LOC140055091 gene encoding uncharacterized protein, whose amino-acid sequence MITASCPFCYWDQSIEVYFEVLRSLEFKMAKCFDGMSFVNSYYLKFENNRPDLREYFLDTSTLSFEGGSHSGKDDIMKTLMAIPGKVFEHEVVTLDTHDTVDNMVVIYVQGKVTVDGKTQKFSEVFLLKRNGDKVNILELILRL is encoded by the exons atgatcaCCGCATCGTGTCCATTTTGTTATTGGGATCAGTCTATTGAGGTCTATTTTGAAGTGTTACGGTCACTTGAATTCAAAATGGCAAAGTGTTTCGATGGCATGTCTTTTGTCAATTCCTACTATTTGAAGTTTGAAAACAATCGTCCAGATTTGCGGGAGTATTTT CTTGACACATCAACGCTATCATTTGAAGGTGGTTCTCATAGTGGAAAAGACGACATAATGAAAACATTAATG GCAATTCCTGGAAAAGTATTTGAACACGAAGTAGTCACTTTGGATACCCACGATACCGTGGACAACATGGTAGTCATCTATGTTCAAGGAAAGGTTACG GTTGATGGAAAGACACAGAAGTTTAGTGAAGTGTTTCTTTTGAAACGAAATGGAGACAAAGTTAACATTTTAGAGTTAATTTTGCGATTGTAA
- the LOC140054787 gene encoding ras-related protein Rap-2b-like, with protein sequence MRSNGKQTPALCPAIPQRPRTIGSIRGYKSNMHRTRPYRIFVVGDSSVGKSALTVRFVTRRFLTEYAPKAEITVEKYIDIDNCQMHVAITDTAKPIKVLPTNIDGIMVVYDISKRASFVEATRILDSISQKMPSRIPKCLIGNKADLEHLREVSTIEGEIATTKYDTLDCIFQETSAENGVDSVDKAFQALLKQIVQYQEDKCCISSYGSNSTFNRTKSLRAIMNRFRSRGKRTATI encoded by the exons ATGCGATCAAATGGAAAGCAAACACCAGCATTGTGCCCGGCGATACCTCAGCGACCTCGTACAATTGGCTCAATAAGGGGTTACAAATCAAACATGCATAGGACGAGACCCTATCGTATATTTGTGGTTGGCGATTCAAGTGTAGGAAAATCAG cgCTGACAGTTCGATTCGTAACACGAAGGTTTTTGACCGAATACGCACCGAAAgcag AAATTACCGTGGAAAAGTACATAGACATTGATAATTGTCAAATGCATGTGGCAATCACGGATACTGCAAAGCCG attaaaGTTCTTCCAACAAACATTGATGGCATTATGGTTGTATACGACATTTCAAAGAGGGCATCCTTCGTTGAGGCCACCCGCATCCTCGATAGTATTTCACAGAAAATGCCAAGCAGAATTCCAAAATGTCTTATCGGCAACAAGGCTGATCTTGAACATTTAAGAGAAGTTTCAACAATAGAGGGCGAGATTGCAACAACAAAATACGATACGCTCGACTGTATATTTCAGGAAACATCTGCCGAAAATGgtgttgatagtgtagacaaggcgtTTCAGGCTCTTTTAAAACAA attgtGCAATATCAAGAGGATAAATGTTGTATTTCATCATACGGATCTAATTCAACTTTTAACAGAACTAAATCTCTTCGAGCAATAATGAACCGTTTTAGATCAAGGGGGAAGAGAACTGCAACAATATGA
- the LOC140054505 gene encoding metabotropic glutamate receptor 4-like encodes MMAMFVRIQSLRCLVLMTVQLTTMTLQSHIPDIKNNVYRRDGDVVIGVLADVHRPDESGQCVRIQDVSLIQRLEAIVFIIDQINSRNDILPTVEIGFEILDTCSQHTTTLSQAMRFIPPDSFRSESCTGTSSPQQCSSDIVAVIGTERSSTSISAAIMYGLIHLPMVSYFASSDDLTDTILYPYFMRVVPPDRFQVKAMVDLMLDFNWNYISVLYTDDSYGRNAVKNLMQELLYSTNKNRPICIANNIAVGTDWDSTEDFLDITDILKASSNSKVIVLIVDQVQANGFLGALRVAGLTGQFQIIGSDAWGSNVDEIDEDNLIVAQGSLKTHFHTTRVEAYEEYFQTLTPENNKENPWFQEYWDTYLSNITTNGTQNQREYTDSFSKDSSISLVMDTVMTIAYAMDSMVNDSYSVTDGDMLFSYMINTSFVGSSGSIEFDENGDLQGIYNIDTIQLVDGNYQIKNIGTWQSASENRLQLDQFQMMWIVNGSRSDSPIESICSLPCQAGHIRIDIDACCWTCVNCSEYQIPIDGECYTCLDDETTAFNRTVCVAIEPEYMHYGNAWAVALLVMAVFGVCVSTVVLAMFSKYNKHALIKASSRELSGIMLFGVFMSFTLVFSIISKPTMTTCLINRIGFMVCFTFTYAPLLVRVNRIYRIFSAGKKSTKRPKFISPRSQIVMASALIAVQLLINGVYLLKGNTDVDSVVVETHVRTILVCHVEFVELVGSLSYNLFLILCCTYYAFVTRKVPTNYNESRFISISAYTTLVIWLGFIPSYFLVRDTLIRASVMSLAMIFSAFVTLTFTFIPKLYAIMCLNTEKTQIGTYQVDRTGTSINTPQQHQEGVLRNKIGPLLPRPPSSVQTLENQIIPITNSSCNI; translated from the exons ATGATGGCAATGTTTGTAAGAATTCAGTCTCTGCGATGCCTAGTCTTAATGACTGTGCAATTAACGACAATGACTCTGCAATCACATATTCCCGATATCAAAAATAACGTTTACAGAAGAGATGGTGATGTCGTCATCGGGGTTTTAGCAGACGTCCATCGACCAGACGAGAGTGGGCAGTGCGTTAGAATACAAGATGTTAGTTTGATACAACGTCTTGAAGCAATAGTATTTATTATAGATCAAATTAATTCAAGAAATGATATTTTACCCACAGTTGAAATTGGGTTCGAGATTTTGGACACGTGCAGCCAACATACGACAACGTTATCTCAAGCTATGCGCTTCATACCTCCAGACAGCTTCAGATCGGAATCATGTACCGGTACATCGTCACCACAACAGTGTAGTTCCGATATCGTTGCTGTCATCGGCACTGAGCGGAGCTCAACCTCCATATCAGCAGCAATCATGTATGGCCTTATCCACCTTCCAATGGTGAGCTATTTCGCGAGTAGTGACGACCTTACTGATACAATTCTATATCCTTATTTCATGCGTGTTGTTCCACCTGACAGATTTCAAGTTAAAGCAATGGTTGACCTAATGTTAGATTTCAATTGGAACTACATTTCTGTTTTGTACACCGATGACTCCTATGGAAGAAACGCTGTCAAAAATTTAATGCAAGAGTTgctatacagtacaaataaaaatagaccTATTTGTATCGCAAACAACATTGCTGTCGGTACCGATTGGGATTCAACAGAAGACTTTCTTGATATTACAGATATTTTAAAGGCATCTTCAAATTCTAAagttattgttttgattgtcGACCAAGTTCAAGCAAATGGCTTTCTAGGAGCATTGCGTGTTGCGGGGTTGACCGGGCAGTTTCAGATCATTGGAAGTGATGCATGGGGATCGAATGTTGACGAGATAGATGAAGATAATTTAATTGTGGCACAGGGATCATTAAAAACACACTTTCATACTACGAGGGTAGAAGCATATGAAGAGTATTTTCAAACTCTTACCCCTGAAAACAACAAGGAGAACCCTTGGTTTCAAGAATACTGGGACACGTATTTATCCAATATCACCACAAATGGCACACAAAATCAACGGGAATACACAGACAGTTTTAGTAAGGACAGTTCTATTTCCTTGGTTATGGACACAGTAATGACAATTGCCTATGCTATGGACTCGATGGTCAATGACAGTTATTCAGTGACGGATGGTGACATGTTGTTCAGCTATATGATTAATACGTCTTTTGTGGGAAGCAGTGGCTCTATCGAATTTGATGAAAACGGTGACTTACAGGGTATATACAACATTGACACTATTCAGTTAGTGGATGGAAACTATCAGATAAAGAATATTGGTACCTGGCAAAGTGCCTCAGAAAACAGACTACAACTCGATCAATTCCAGATGATGTGGATTGTGAATGGCAGTAGGAGTGATAGCCCCATAGAGTCTATTTGCAGCTTACCCTGCCAGGCGGGTCACATTCGAATTGACATTGACGCCTGCTGTTGGACATGCGTTAACTGTTCAGAGTACCAGATACCGATAGATGGAGAGTGTTACACTTGCCTAGACGATGAAACTACGGCTTTTAACAGGACTGTGTGCGTCGCCATCGAACCTGAATACATGCATTATGGAAATGCTTGGGCCGTAGCACTTTTAGTAATGGCGGTATTTGGTGTGTGCGTCTCTACCGTTGTCCTTGCGATGTTCTCTAAATATAACAAGCACGCTTTGATTAAAGCTTCAAGTAGGGAACTTAGTGGCATCATGCTGTTCGGAGTGTTCATGTCATTTACCCTGGTTTTCAGTATCATCTCTAAGCCAACAATGACTACGTGCTTGATAAACCGCATCGGATTTATGGTGTGTTTTACTTTTACGTATGCGCCACTACTTGTGCGCGTCAATCGTATATATCGCATTTTTAGTGCTGGAAAGAAGTCTACAAAGAGACCGAAGTTCATCAGTCCTCGCTCTCAGATAGTTATGGCGAGTGCTCTAATTGCGGTTCAA CTTTTAATCAACGGAGTTTACCTTCTAAAGGGCAACACGGATGTTGATTCAGTGGTTGTTGAAACGCACGTACGAACTATACTCGTGTGCCACGTGGAGTTCGTTGAACTCGTTGGCTCTTTATCGTACAACTTATTCCTCATTTTATGTTGCACGTACTACGCGTTTGTAACGCGAAAGGTACCAACAAACTACAACGAATCGCGTTTCATCAGCATCAGCGCTTACACAACTTTAGTGATATGGCTTGGGTTTATCCCGAGCTACTTTCTCGTCAGGGATACATTAATCAGGGCCAGTGTTATGTCCCTGGCAATGATATTCAGTGCGTTTGTTACGCTCACATTCACGTTTATACCGAAGTTGTATGCGATAATGTGCTTAAATACAGAGAAAACACAAATTGGAACATACCAAGTGGATAGGACAGGTACGTCAATCAATACGCCGCAGCAGCATCAAGAAGGTGTGTTAAGAAACAAGATTGGTCCTCTTTTACCTAGGCCGCCTTCATCGGTGCAAACGCTCGAGAATCAAATAATACCGATAACCAATTCGTCATGCAATATTTAG